A region from the Spirochaeta thermophila DSM 6192 genome encodes:
- a CDS encoding ABC transporter permease, protein MVNEALSLHAPFLYRIYSVWFRHVRVYSQNLLANAFPPFVEPIIFLIGIGLGLGRFVPDINGQPFVQYLAIGIIVTPAMFTAAYECTFGTFIRLKYEKIYDGMLAAPLTAHDLLIGEILWAGTKGFFFSLSVLVVVSIFGILNPFQVIIAPLVGFLTASMFATIAFIITSIVDNLEQFNFFFTGFMEPMFFLSGVVFPIEQLPSWLKPVAEVFPLTHPVRLLRTYSMGDMGLTQLWDLVYCVALIAAAGWFGMRRLRRQMVD, encoded by the coding sequence ATGGTCAATGAAGCCCTCTCCCTTCACGCCCCGTTCTTGTACCGGATCTACAGCGTGTGGTTCAGGCACGTGCGCGTGTACTCCCAGAATCTCCTCGCCAACGCCTTTCCTCCCTTCGTGGAGCCGATCATCTTCCTCATCGGGATCGGCCTGGGACTGGGCCGCTTCGTCCCCGACATCAACGGACAGCCGTTCGTCCAGTACCTCGCCATCGGGATCATCGTGACACCCGCCATGTTCACGGCGGCCTACGAGTGCACCTTCGGCACCTTCATCAGGCTCAAGTACGAAAAGATCTACGACGGCATGCTTGCCGCCCCTCTCACCGCACACGATCTCCTCATCGGGGAGATCCTCTGGGCGGGAACCAAGGGGTTCTTCTTCTCCTTGAGCGTGCTCGTCGTGGTGAGCATCTTCGGCATCCTGAACCCCTTCCAGGTGATCATAGCCCCCCTCGTGGGATTCCTGACCGCGAGCATGTTCGCCACCATCGCCTTCATCATCACTTCCATCGTGGACAACCTCGAACAGTTCAACTTCTTCTTCACCGGATTCATGGAACCCATGTTCTTCCTCTCCGGGGTGGTCTTCCCCATAGAACAGCTCCCGAGTTGGCTCAAGCCTGTGGCGGAGGTCTTCCCCCTCACCCACCCTGTCCGCCTCCTCAGGACATACTCCATGGGTGACATGGGCCTCACCCAGCTGTGGGACCTCGTCTACTGTGTGGCCCTCATTGCGGCAGCAGGATGGTTCGGGATGCGCAGGCTCAGACGCCAGATGGTGGACTGA
- a CDS encoding Bax inhibitor-1/YccA family protein yields MLARPQALTGPQTGALQRILTNVYLWMTGGLALTGVVSLGVASSPALLRAFFSNPLIFFLLIGGELALVFYLSLRIQKMSPFAATVAFASYSALNGVTLAPLFLVYTGTSIAQVFFITAATFAGMSAYGYLTKRDLSRVGSIVGMALWGLIIASLVNIFLRSEGFSLVISYVGVLIFVGLTAYDTQVLKQWATQIDPSDESVYVRFSIMGALKLYLDFINLFLFLLRIMGSRRD; encoded by the coding sequence ATGCTCGCACGACCACAGGCACTCACCGGGCCTCAGACCGGTGCGCTTCAAAGGATCCTCACCAATGTCTACCTCTGGATGACGGGAGGCCTCGCCCTTACCGGCGTGGTGTCCTTGGGCGTGGCAAGTTCACCGGCACTCCTCAGGGCGTTCTTCAGCAATCCCCTCATCTTCTTCCTCCTCATAGGAGGAGAGCTCGCCCTCGTCTTCTACCTCTCTCTCCGGATACAGAAGATGAGCCCCTTCGCCGCCACGGTGGCGTTCGCATCCTATTCGGCGCTCAACGGGGTGACCCTCGCCCCCCTCTTCCTCGTCTACACGGGAACGAGCATCGCCCAGGTGTTCTTCATCACCGCAGCCACCTTCGCGGGGATGAGCGCCTACGGCTATCTCACGAAGCGCGATCTCTCCAGGGTGGGGAGCATCGTGGGGATGGCCTTGTGGGGACTCATCATCGCCTCTCTCGTGAACATCTTCCTGCGAAGCGAAGGGTTCTCCCTCGTCATCTCCTACGTGGGGGTGCTCATCTTCGTGGGACTCACGGCGTACGACACCCAGGTCCTCAAACAGTGGGCCACCCAGATCGATCCGTCCGACGAGAGCGTCTACGTGAGGTTCTCCATCATGGGCGCACTCAAGCTCTACCTGGACTTCATCAACCTCTTCCTCTTCCTCCTCAGGATCATGGGGAGCCGGAGGGATTAG
- a CDS encoding PASTA domain-containing protein: MKRLVRKVREAIPRSPDEPAKKWFSFFIYASIFLMLLMALGGVGAFMLAIRAPEEVLVPAVEGLELEDALLALQKYKLYPYVQLRYSSDPTTKGKVVAQSPPPGSLMKVGKEVTLVVSRGAVVEEVQDYRGKLVEEVSLELRSLFAPYEPLITIKQPLIYVYSDKPVGTVLEQKPEPGTRITGPVELELVVSRGPAPQRVTVPQLVGKLPDEALQILASLALPFTFSPVEEEDGPSDPGVIREQLPEAGTRVAPGTRVELKYVPYRNTRTAIAGLFDYALPTYPVPVDLSVEVIVPGGEREVLFSMKHPGGRLSFPYLLPANAEIVVKVYNREIIHHLVTQPQ; this comes from the coding sequence GTGAAACGACTGGTCCGTAAGGTGCGAGAAGCGATTCCCCGTTCTCCTGATGAACCGGCGAAGAAGTGGTTCTCGTTCTTCATCTACGCGAGCATCTTTCTCATGCTCCTCATGGCCCTGGGAGGGGTAGGGGCTTTCATGCTGGCTATCCGAGCGCCGGAAGAGGTGCTCGTGCCCGCCGTGGAAGGCCTGGAGCTCGAAGACGCCCTCCTCGCCCTCCAGAAATACAAGCTCTATCCCTACGTGCAGCTCAGATACAGCTCTGACCCCACCACCAAGGGGAAGGTCGTCGCACAGAGCCCTCCACCCGGTTCTCTCATGAAGGTGGGCAAGGAAGTGACGCTCGTGGTGAGCAGGGGGGCCGTGGTGGAAGAAGTGCAGGACTACAGGGGCAAGCTCGTCGAAGAAGTGTCGCTCGAGCTCAGGAGCCTCTTCGCACCCTATGAACCCCTCATCACCATAAAGCAGCCCCTCATCTACGTGTACAGCGACAAGCCTGTGGGAACCGTGCTCGAACAGAAACCCGAGCCTGGCACCCGGATCACCGGTCCCGTGGAGCTCGAACTGGTGGTGAGCCGTGGGCCTGCGCCGCAGCGGGTGACCGTCCCTCAACTGGTGGGTAAGCTCCCGGATGAGGCACTACAGATCCTCGCCTCCCTCGCCCTTCCCTTCACCTTCTCTCCCGTGGAGGAAGAGGACGGCCCATCCGATCCGGGTGTGATCAGGGAGCAGCTCCCGGAGGCGGGTACGAGGGTCGCTCCCGGCACGAGGGTGGAGCTGAAGTACGTACCCTACCGCAACACCCGGACTGCGATCGCCGGTCTCTTCGACTATGCCCTTCCGACCTATCCCGTGCCGGTCGACCTCTCGGTTGAGGTGATCGTCCCCGGTGGAGAGCGGGAGGTGCTCTTCTCCATGAAACATCCGGGAGGACGGCTGAGCTTCCCTTACCTCCTTCCGGCCAATGCCGAGATAGTGGTGAAGGTGTACAACCGGGAGATCATCCATCACCTCGTGACGCAGCCTCAGTGA
- the fmt gene encoding methionyl-tRNA formyltransferase, translated as METNARGSLRVLFAGTPAFAVPSLRAVASRFPVVGVLTNPDAPRGRGRRLQSPPVKEEALRLGLRVFQPERLDAAFREQVARLAPDILVVVAYGKIFGPKFLALFPKGGINLHPSLLPKYRGPAPIPAAILNLDPETGITVQKLDLRMDAGDIILQERISLTGRETSESLSRWASERGAELLVEALSLIEEGKASPVPQDETAATYCTLLKKEDGLIAWEETAVRIDAKVRAFYPWPRAYTSLNRHRLYLLETVPLEDREADASPGTVAGVDKDYGILIQTGKGLLGVLKLQREGRNPLGWKEFLNGMPDLVGLRLGGTGETTGP; from the coding sequence TTGGAGACGAACGCGCGTGGCTCGCTGAGGGTCCTGTTCGCAGGCACCCCTGCGTTCGCCGTCCCTTCGCTCCGGGCGGTGGCCTCACGCTTTCCTGTCGTGGGGGTGCTCACCAATCCCGATGCCCCTCGCGGGAGGGGACGCCGCCTCCAGAGCCCTCCGGTGAAAGAGGAGGCCCTCAGGTTGGGGCTTCGTGTCTTTCAGCCTGAACGACTCGATGCAGCGTTCCGTGAGCAGGTGGCCCGCCTGGCGCCCGACATCCTGGTGGTGGTGGCGTACGGAAAGATCTTCGGCCCGAAGTTTCTCGCGCTCTTCCCCAAAGGGGGCATCAACCTCCATCCCTCCCTGCTTCCCAAGTATCGGGGACCTGCCCCCATCCCCGCAGCCATACTCAACCTGGACCCTGAGACCGGCATCACCGTGCAGAAGCTCGATCTCAGGATGGATGCCGGTGACATCATCCTTCAGGAACGCATATCCCTCACCGGCCGGGAGACCTCGGAGAGCCTCTCTCGCTGGGCCTCGGAGCGGGGGGCCGAGCTCCTCGTGGAAGCCCTCAGCCTCATCGAGGAAGGGAAGGCCTCGCCCGTCCCCCAGGACGAGACTGCGGCCACCTACTGTACGTTGTTGAAGAAAGAAGACGGACTCATCGCCTGGGAGGAAACAGCCGTCAGGATCGATGCGAAGGTGCGGGCCTTCTACCCCTGGCCGCGGGCCTACACCTCCCTCAACCGGCACAGGCTCTATCTTCTGGAAACCGTCCCTCTGGAAGACCGGGAGGCGGATGCATCTCCCGGTACGGTGGCAGGAGTAGACAAGGACTACGGAATTCTGATACAAACCGGGAAGGGCCTCCTCGGGGTCCTCAAGCTCCAGAGAGAGGGTCGCAACCCCCTGGGATGGAAGGAATTCCTCAACGGTATGCCGGATCTTGTCGGGCTGCGGCTGGGAGGAACTGGTGAAACGACTGGTCCGTAA
- the def gene encoding peptide deformylase, whose product MELRYLGDEILRKRAVLVPEIDGRVARVVEGMFDLMHEANGIGLAAPQVGISQRFFICHVPEGEPLVFINPEITATSPELTTFEEGCLSIPQIYADVVRPAAVEVSAWNLQGKPFRMEADGMLARVIQHEFDHLNGVLFLDRLPSKKRERLEQLYWRRTRVAR is encoded by the coding sequence ATGGAGTTGCGATATCTTGGAGACGAGATCCTGAGGAAGCGTGCGGTCCTCGTTCCGGAGATAGACGGACGGGTCGCCCGGGTGGTCGAGGGGATGTTCGACCTCATGCACGAGGCCAACGGGATAGGGCTCGCCGCCCCTCAGGTGGGGATCTCGCAGCGTTTCTTCATCTGTCACGTCCCCGAGGGGGAACCTCTCGTCTTCATAAACCCCGAGATCACCGCGACCTCACCGGAGCTCACCACCTTTGAGGAGGGGTGCCTCAGCATCCCCCAGATCTACGCCGACGTGGTGCGGCCTGCCGCGGTGGAGGTGTCTGCCTGGAACCTGCAGGGAAAACCGTTCAGGATGGAGGCCGATGGCATGCTCGCCCGGGTGATCCAGCACGAGTTCGATCACCTCAACGGTGTGCTCTTCCTCGATAGGCTTCCCTCCAAAAAACGTGAGAGACTGGAGCAGCTCTATTGGAGACGAACGCGCGTGGCTCGCTGA
- a CDS encoding TRAP transporter TatT component family protein translates to MRRLFFLFLLVCVMVAVFPSCSLNKMITRAVVSSLGTGGVDPFSTEEDPQLVAEALPFALKLYETLLQSDPDNRELLLTLARGYVSYAKAFVEEPARRLPLSSYAAQKKAYRRARLLYLRGTRYALHALEEAHPRAYTEWEGGNLSAFLGTVREEDVAALYWGAAGLLSAISLDPSDPELSLSIPKAVSLAATILLSFPDSQEGAVHEMFISLYGGLPEALWWGPNPPALLVEGLRRYYESEGLADATPEGKARHHFERAVALSGGKKLSPYITYAESIVYPRQDKDAYRNLLERALSIPPGDTPEHALENAVAREKAEWLLETLDDRFF, encoded by the coding sequence ATGCGGAGGCTCTTCTTTCTATTTCTCCTCGTGTGCGTGATGGTGGCGGTCTTTCCCTCCTGCTCCCTCAACAAGATGATCACCCGCGCGGTGGTCTCTTCTCTCGGCACGGGAGGAGTCGACCCCTTCTCGACCGAGGAAGATCCTCAGCTCGTAGCAGAGGCCCTGCCCTTCGCCCTCAAACTCTACGAGACCCTCCTCCAGTCGGATCCCGACAACCGGGAGCTGCTCCTCACCCTCGCCCGGGGCTACGTCTCCTATGCGAAGGCCTTCGTGGAGGAACCGGCCCGTAGACTCCCCCTCTCCTCGTACGCCGCGCAGAAGAAGGCCTACCGGAGAGCGAGGCTCCTCTACCTCCGGGGGACACGCTACGCCCTCCACGCCCTGGAGGAGGCGCACCCCCGGGCCTACACCGAATGGGAAGGGGGGAACCTCTCGGCCTTTCTCGGCACCGTACGAGAGGAGGACGTCGCCGCCCTCTACTGGGGGGCCGCAGGGCTCCTTTCAGCCATCTCCCTCGACCCGTCGGATCCGGAACTCTCGCTCTCGATACCCAAGGCCGTGAGCCTGGCTGCGACGATCCTGCTCTCCTTTCCCGATTCCCAGGAGGGGGCGGTCCACGAGATGTTCATCTCCCTCTATGGGGGCCTCCCGGAGGCCCTGTGGTGGGGACCGAACCCTCCGGCGCTCCTCGTGGAGGGGCTCCGCCGTTACTACGAGAGCGAAGGTCTGGCCGACGCGACTCCCGAGGGAAAGGCCCGCCACCACTTCGAGCGGGCGGTGGCCTTGAGCGGGGGGAAGAAGCTCTCCCCCTACATCACGTACGCGGAGAGCATCGTGTATCCGAGGCAGGACAAGGATGCCTACCGGAACCTGCTCGAGAGGGCGCTTTCCATACCTCCCGGCGACACACCGGAGCACGCCCTGGAGAACGCCGTTGCACGGGAGAAGGCGGAGTGGCTTCTCGAGACCCTCGACGACCGATTCTTCTAG
- the dctP gene encoding TRAP transporter substrate-binding protein DctP: MRHLVKLFFLFLGIPLWALTIKVASLAPVGTPWDDALREVAQKWAELSNGEVEMKIYPGGIAGDEIDVIRKMRLGQLQGAVLTSVGLNKIHPDMITMALPLVTRTDEEVSYLLEKMGPRWEGLLVQKGFVPVVWQVAGWVNFFTKIPAYTPDELKKLKLRTYPDEPEMNQTFKEFGFHIVPLTQNEVLAGLQTGIVEAVYAPPVLVATLQWFALAPHYNTLKFAPVVGALVIEERTWNRIPERYRDPFRRAAAEAAEALNDKVKEVDEKALSIMKQHGLVIHEATQEEIAQWEAISRKGLARLAGTLFSREIYEQIIRHIEDYRADHEDR, from the coding sequence ATGCGACACCTGGTCAAGCTCTTCTTCCTCTTCCTGGGGATCCCTCTGTGGGCTCTCACCATCAAGGTGGCGAGCCTGGCGCCAGTAGGAACACCTTGGGACGATGCCCTCAGAGAGGTGGCCCAAAAGTGGGCGGAGCTCTCGAACGGTGAGGTGGAGATGAAGATATATCCGGGAGGGATCGCAGGCGATGAGATCGACGTGATTCGAAAGATGAGGCTCGGCCAGCTGCAGGGCGCGGTTCTCACCTCGGTGGGTCTCAATAAGATTCACCCGGACATGATCACCATGGCGCTCCCTCTGGTCACTCGAACCGATGAGGAGGTCTCCTATCTCCTCGAGAAGATGGGTCCTCGCTGGGAAGGGCTTCTCGTCCAGAAGGGCTTCGTCCCCGTGGTGTGGCAGGTGGCGGGATGGGTCAACTTTTTTACGAAGATCCCAGCCTATACTCCTGACGAACTGAAAAAACTCAAGTTACGCACCTACCCCGATGAACCGGAGATGAACCAGACGTTCAAGGAGTTCGGATTCCACATCGTCCCCCTCACCCAGAACGAGGTGCTCGCAGGACTCCAGACCGGTATCGTGGAGGCGGTGTACGCCCCCCCCGTGCTGGTCGCTACGCTGCAGTGGTTCGCGCTCGCACCCCACTACAACACGCTCAAATTCGCACCGGTGGTGGGTGCGCTCGTGATAGAGGAACGTACCTGGAACCGGATCCCCGAACGCTACCGCGATCCCTTCAGGAGGGCGGCCGCCGAGGCGGCGGAGGCCCTGAACGACAAGGTGAAGGAGGTGGACGAGAAGGCACTTTCCATCATGAAACAGCACGGACTCGTCATACACGAGGCCACCCAAGAGGAGATCGCCCAGTGGGAGGCCATAAGCAGGAAAGGGCTCGCCCGACTCGCCGGGACGCTCTTCTCCCGTGAAATCTATGAACAGATCATCCGCCACATAGAAGACTATAGGGCCGACCATGAGGATCGATGA
- a CDS encoding TRAP transporter large permease subunit has product MRIDDTSPRDLFRRIESILGGGALLLLTTLPLLEMGARVFFSTGIPGSGDFLHHLVIWVTFFGAMMGSRTKSHLSIAFFESILPRRWKTVLLVLISWFAGVLTTVLALSAVSHYVLAFDPHAHIEGVPLRAITWVIPLGFSVIAARFFLRAPVSSPSARTLLMGAGLCAGLALGAPAISNLLSAGGLEHPLLTAVSEAIVALSARHGVWVVLGLVLLILLGLPLFVGIAGISLFLLLGSWGVPEVVPDEVYTLLTDTPIPPLPLFTLVGFLLSVSKAGDRFIAFFRRLFHHLPGGVAIVAILVSAFFTTFTGASGVAILALGGVLSYVMIQSRQYSRPFTHGLLTASGTIGLLFPPSLPIIIYGSVAHVSIKDLFIGGFIPGLILVGSLIVYSIVWSLRHPSPEGGTGTEDETRGRLVDVVWEVLLPCIIVVGFFSGILTLVETAAFSVVYIFIVEVFITREVSFRDAWKTIERGLPIIGGILLLLGAAKALSYYIVDTQFPLVLTAWMKAHVGSKYLFLLLVTIILLITGCLMDTFSAIMIVAPLLVPLSEAYDIHPVHMGVLFLANLAVGYLTPPVGLNLFLASYRFEEHLLSIYKQVIPFFLVLFTAVLLITYVPALSLGLLHLLGG; this is encoded by the coding sequence ATGAGGATCGATGATACCTCCCCCCGAGACCTGTTTCGCAGGATAGAGAGCATCCTGGGAGGGGGTGCCCTCCTCCTCCTCACTACGCTCCCTCTGCTTGAAATGGGAGCCCGTGTCTTCTTCTCCACCGGCATCCCGGGGAGCGGCGACTTCCTCCATCACCTGGTGATCTGGGTCACCTTTTTCGGTGCCATGATGGGGAGCAGGACGAAGAGTCATCTCTCCATCGCCTTCTTTGAGAGCATCCTCCCCCGCAGGTGGAAGACCGTGCTCCTCGTCCTCATCTCCTGGTTCGCCGGCGTACTCACCACGGTGCTCGCCCTCAGTGCCGTCTCCCATTATGTGCTCGCCTTCGACCCCCATGCCCACATAGAGGGGGTCCCCTTGAGAGCGATCACCTGGGTGATCCCCCTGGGATTCTCGGTGATCGCAGCGAGGTTCTTCCTTCGGGCACCCGTCTCCTCACCCTCGGCCCGCACCCTCCTCATGGGGGCCGGACTGTGTGCAGGTCTCGCCCTCGGCGCCCCCGCCATTTCCAACCTCCTCTCCGCGGGGGGCCTGGAACACCCGCTTCTCACCGCCGTCTCCGAGGCCATCGTGGCCCTCTCGGCGCGCCACGGGGTCTGGGTGGTCCTCGGCCTCGTCCTCCTCATCCTCCTGGGACTCCCCCTCTTCGTGGGCATCGCCGGGATCAGCCTCTTCCTCCTCCTCGGGAGCTGGGGCGTCCCCGAAGTGGTTCCGGACGAAGTCTACACCCTCCTCACCGACACCCCCATTCCCCCTCTCCCGCTCTTTACCCTGGTGGGATTCCTCCTCTCGGTGAGCAAAGCCGGCGACAGGTTCATCGCCTTCTTCAGACGCCTCTTCCACCACCTCCCGGGAGGCGTGGCGATCGTGGCGATTCTCGTGTCGGCCTTCTTCACCACCTTCACCGGTGCCTCTGGCGTGGCCATCCTCGCCCTCGGTGGCGTACTGTCCTATGTGATGATCCAGAGCAGACAGTATTCGCGGCCCTTCACCCACGGGTTGCTCACCGCCTCCGGCACCATAGGACTCCTCTTTCCTCCCAGCCTCCCTATCATCATCTACGGCTCGGTGGCCCATGTGAGCATCAAGGACCTCTTCATCGGCGGATTCATCCCCGGTCTCATCCTGGTGGGCTCCCTCATCGTCTACAGCATCGTGTGGAGCCTGCGGCACCCGTCTCCCGAAGGCGGGACCGGGACAGAGGACGAAACCAGGGGAAGGCTGGTCGACGTCGTATGGGAGGTGCTCCTCCCATGCATCATCGTAGTGGGCTTCTTCAGCGGCATCCTCACCCTGGTGGAGACCGCGGCCTTTTCGGTAGTCTACATCTTCATCGTGGAGGTATTCATCACGAGGGAGGTCTCCTTCAGGGATGCCTGGAAGACCATCGAACGGGGACTCCCCATCATCGGAGGCATCCTCCTGCTCCTGGGAGCGGCGAAGGCCCTCTCCTACTACATCGTCGACACCCAGTTCCCCCTCGTGCTCACCGCCTGGATGAAGGCGCACGTCGGTTCGAAGTATCTCTTCCTCCTCCTGGTGACGATCATCCTCCTCATCACTGGGTGCCTCATGGACACCTTTTCGGCCATCATGATCGTCGCCCCGCTCCTCGTGCCCCTCTCGGAGGCCTACGACATCCACCCCGTCCACATGGGGGTGCTCTTCCTCGCCAACCTCGCCGTGGGATACCTCACCCCTCCGGTGGGACTCAACCTCTTCCTGGCATCCTACAGGTTTGAGGAACATCTCCTCTCCATATACAAGCAGGTAATCCCCTTCTTCCTCGTCCTCTTCACGGCGGTACTGCTCATCACCTATGTTCCGGCCCTCTCCCTCGGGCTGCTCCACCTCCTGGGAGGATAG
- a CDS encoding SDR family oxidoreductase: MRSFENRWVYITGGSSGIGKACACLFAGEGAHIVLIARNQERLARAQEEVAAACRTSNQEVLTLPLDVSQGARIRETLGEWMREHPGPDVLITSAGVAYPNYFERIPDEWFERTIDTNLKGTWYTVHSLYPAMKQRGSGYIVMVSSMAGYIGVFGYTAYSASKFGIIGFASCLRSEAELHGITVSVLCPPDTDTPQLHEEEKTKPPETKAVSGTVKPVPPEFVARELLKGMRKRRFLITPGLEGTLIEKINRHFPNLVYTINQAQVKRTAHH, encoded by the coding sequence ATGAGATCATTCGAAAACAGGTGGGTTTACATCACGGGCGGCTCGAGCGGGATAGGGAAAGCCTGCGCCTGTCTCTTCGCCGGAGAAGGGGCGCACATCGTGCTCATCGCCCGGAACCAGGAGCGCCTCGCCCGAGCACAAGAGGAGGTGGCCGCCGCCTGCAGGACTTCGAACCAGGAGGTACTCACGCTCCCCCTCGACGTCTCACAGGGGGCTCGGATCCGTGAGACCCTCGGGGAGTGGATGAGGGAACACCCCGGCCCGGACGTGCTCATCACCTCGGCTGGCGTGGCCTATCCCAACTACTTCGAACGTATCCCCGACGAGTGGTTCGAACGGACCATCGACACCAACCTCAAGGGCACCTGGTACACGGTGCACTCGCTGTACCCCGCCATGAAGCAGAGGGGGAGTGGCTACATCGTGATGGTCTCCTCGATGGCAGGCTACATCGGCGTGTTCGGGTACACCGCCTACAGCGCCTCGAAGTTCGGCATCATCGGCTTCGCCTCGTGCCTCAGGAGTGAGGCGGAATTGCACGGCATCACCGTCTCGGTGCTCTGTCCCCCGGACACCGACACCCCCCAGCTCCACGAAGAGGAGAAGACCAAGCCGCCCGAGACCAAGGCCGTGAGTGGTACGGTGAAACCCGTGCCGCCCGAATTCGTGGCCCGGGAACTCCTCAAGGGGATGAGGAAACGACGTTTTCTCATCACTCCGGGGCTCGAGGGCACACTCATAGAGAAGATCAACCGTCACTTCCCGAACCTCGTCTATACGATCAATCAGGCACAAGTGAAAAGAACAGCACATCACTAA
- a CDS encoding aminotransferase class I/II-fold pyridoxal phosphate-dependent enzyme: MAQTTRTDIFKKCYEFKEAEKAREEGWYPYFRPINENHGNTVIIEGKKFIMAGSNNYLGLSQDPRVIEAAKKAVERYGTSCSGSRFMNGTLALHEELEHRIARFVGKEAALCFTTGYQTNLGAISALMETNGHIVTDKLNHASIMDGIMLGSAFTRCRNIHRFKHNNMDDLREVLSRIPPDEPVLIVTDGVFSMEGDIAKLPEMKKIADEFGARIYLDEAHAIGVLGKTGRGTLEHYGDPNLADLVMCTFSKSFGSIGGFIAGDAEVIDYIKHHSRPLIFSASMPPAQIAAALAALDIIEKEPERVHRLQEIGRRMIQGFKDLGFDVGDTETPIVPLIIGDNEKTFKFWYTMYQEGLYTNPVISPAVPPNRALIRTSFMATHTDEELEATLEIAGRVGKAMGLI; encoded by the coding sequence ATGGCACAGACCACACGCACGGATATCTTCAAAAAGTGCTACGAGTTCAAGGAAGCAGAGAAGGCCAGGGAGGAGGGGTGGTATCCTTACTTCAGACCCATCAACGAGAACCACGGCAACACAGTGATCATCGAGGGGAAGAAGTTCATCATGGCGGGATCGAATAACTACCTGGGTCTGTCGCAGGACCCGAGGGTGATAGAGGCTGCGAAGAAGGCCGTGGAACGCTACGGGACGAGCTGCTCGGGCTCTCGATTCATGAACGGCACCCTCGCCCTCCACGAGGAACTCGAACACCGCATCGCCAGGTTCGTCGGGAAAGAGGCGGCACTCTGCTTTACTACCGGGTATCAGACCAACCTCGGCGCCATTTCGGCCCTCATGGAGACGAACGGCCATATCGTCACCGACAAGCTCAACCACGCCTCCATCATGGATGGAATCATGTTGGGCTCCGCCTTCACGCGCTGCCGGAACATACACCGGTTCAAGCACAACAACATGGACGATCTCAGGGAGGTGCTCTCCCGCATCCCGCCGGACGAGCCGGTGCTCATCGTGACCGACGGGGTCTTCAGCATGGAGGGGGACATCGCGAAGCTCCCCGAAATGAAGAAGATCGCCGATGAGTTCGGCGCCAGGATCTACCTCGACGAGGCGCATGCCATAGGGGTGCTGGGAAAGACCGGACGGGGGACCCTCGAGCACTACGGAGATCCCAACCTCGCGGACCTGGTGATGTGCACCTTTTCCAAGTCATTCGGCTCCATCGGCGGGTTCATCGCCGGGGATGCAGAGGTCATCGACTATATCAAGCACCACTCCCGGCCGCTCATCTTCAGCGCGAGCATGCCACCCGCCCAGATCGCCGCAGCCCTCGCGGCACTCGACATCATCGAAAAGGAGCCGGAACGCGTACACAGGCTTCAGGAGATCGGCCGGAGGATGATTCAGGGGTTCAAGGACCTCGGGTTCGACGTGGGGGACACCGAGACGCCCATCGTTCCCCTCATCATCGGCGACAACGAGAAGACCTTCAAGTTCTGGTACACCATGTACCAGGAAGGGCTCTACACCAACCCCGTGATCTCACCGGCGGTCCCGCCCAACCGGGCTCTCATCCGTACCTCGTTCATGGCAACCCACACCGACGAGGAACTGGAGGCCACCCTGGAGATCGCAGGGAGGGTGGGCAAGGCCATGGGGCTCATCTAG
- a CDS encoding chorismate mutase, translating to MVPTISFDVDLIAARLSGLEETIIARFLDRAQFHENKVAYEKGKSGFEGGGEASLFELRLRYQEEMDAVFGRFCVPEERPFYRDLPAPRRKVILPDYGLGVDDYDTVNLMPRIVEAYLAAIPSFCPPGDDGQYGSSVEHDVMVLQAISRRVHFGSYFVAEAKYRKDPALYRPLIEKGDREAILALLSRPEVEQRILARVREKAEWLQSKVDRRIRKVVDPEFILSFYRDVIIPLTKEGQVRYLLARGSSEAGRT from the coding sequence ATGGTGCCGACGATCTCGTTTGACGTGGACCTCATCGCGGCCCGGCTCTCGGGTCTCGAGGAGACCATCATCGCTCGTTTCCTGGACAGGGCCCAGTTCCACGAGAACAAGGTGGCCTACGAGAAGGGGAAGAGCGGCTTCGAGGGAGGTGGGGAGGCCTCTCTGTTCGAATTGCGCCTCAGATACCAGGAGGAGATGGACGCGGTATTCGGGCGCTTCTGTGTGCCCGAGGAGCGCCCCTTCTACCGGGATCTCCCCGCGCCCAGGAGAAAGGTCATCCTTCCGGACTACGGGCTGGGGGTGGACGACTACGACACCGTCAACCTCATGCCCCGCATCGTGGAGGCCTACCTCGCCGCCATCCCTTCGTTCTGTCCTCCAGGGGATGACGGCCAGTATGGTTCGAGTGTGGAGCATGACGTGATGGTGCTCCAGGCCATCTCACGAAGGGTGCACTTCGGCTCGTACTTCGTGGCCGAGGCCAAGTATCGAAAAGATCCGGCCCTCTATCGGCCCCTTATCGAAAAGGGCGATCGGGAGGCCATCCTCGCCCTCCTCTCCAGGCCCGAAGTGGAACAGCGGATCCTCGCCCGCGTGCGGGAGAAGGCTGAGTGGCTCCAGTCAAAGGTGGACAGGCGGATCCGGAAGGTGGTCGATCCCGAATTCATCCTCTCGTTCTATCGCGACGTGATCATCCCCCTCACCAAGGAAGGACAGGTGCGCTATCTCCTCGCGAGGGGATCTTCCGAGGCGGGCCGAACATGA